The genome window GGATTATTGCGGTCTTTCAGCGAATCCCCGCCCAGATCGGTGGTCAGATTGGTAATGGACGAGCCGGACTTGGCGCTGATCTGCAAATATTCTTTGCGGTTCTCCGGCTGGGAAGCCCAATGCGAAGCAATTACTATCTGCTTTAAAATACGTTTGGTAATGTCCGGATATTTTTTGGCAAACTCTTCCGTCACAGCGAAAGCGCCGGAGCCGCGCCAATTGTACGGATCCTGACGCGTGTCATAAATAATTTTGGCCACGCCCAGGGTTGCCTGATCCAGACCATTGGAAGCCGCGACATAAGCGTCGATGGATTTAGCCGCGACCGCCGCGACGCCGTCCGCCTGGCCGAGATTGTAAACTTTGAAATCTTTTTCCGTCCAGCCGCGCGCGGCGATTATCTTGCCAAAAGTCAACTGCAGATAGGTGCCTTTCAGAAAGCCGACTCGCTTGCCTTTAAGCTCCTCTAAAGATTTAATGGTCGAATCCGCCGGCGCGATAATGTAAACATTCTGCCCGCCGCCAGTGCCGGCTATGATCTTGAGCGGCAAACCACCGGCAATACCGACGATAGCCGGCAAGTCACCGTAATAAGTGAAATCCACCGTCCTATTGGCAAAGGCCTCGTTGATCGCCGGGCCGGTGCCTTTTAAGACGCTCCATTCGACTTTGATACCGTCTTTGGCAAATTCCGATTCCAGCAGCTGCTTGGTCTGCACCACACCCAGCACGCCGCTGGCATAAGGCTTGCCGTATTGATTGCCCACGGCGGCGATACGGATAACTTTAGGCTGGCCCTCGTCGGCATTGAGGAAAACCAAAATGGACAGCGCGAACAGCGCCGCGAAGCACAGCCCTTCCCCTAACTTAAATAATTTAAATCTGCTTAACATGATCTTTTCTCCTCTCCTATTTTTTATTTAATATTTTCTATTTAATATTTAAAAGCCAAATTGAAACTGCGCGATAGTTTCCGCCGCATTTTTAATCTCAGCGCTTTTTTGATTGGCGACACTGTAATTAAGCTGAAACTTTGTCGTCTCCGCGAAAAACACATTCAAGCCGAGTGTTTTGATCTCTTTATTGCTGTCGCCGTCAGATGTATCGGCGTTCCAGTTGTCGAAACGGGCAAACGGCTCCCACGACACCGGCCACCAATCGTCGTTGCGGCTCTGATTGCGGTAGCCCGGCACAAATTGTTCGCCGATAGTCCAGAACAGCGTGATCGTTTCGCTCTTGCTCCGAACATTGTATCTTTCGGCGGTGACAGGATTTGT of Candidatus Margulisiibacteriota bacterium contains these proteins:
- a CDS encoding ABC transporter substrate-binding protein, with amino-acid sequence MLSRFKLFKLGEGLCFAALFALSILVFLNADEGQPKVIRIAAVGNQYGKPYASGVLGVVQTKQLLESEFAKDGIKVEWSVLKGTGPAINEAFANRTVDFTYYGDLPAIVGIAGGLPLKIIAGTGGGQNVYIIAPADSTIKSLEELKGKRVGFLKGTYLQLTFGKIIAARGWTEKDFKVYNLGQADGVAAVAAKSIDAYVAASNGLDQATLGVAKIIYDTRQDPYNWRGSGAFAVTEEFAKKYPDITKRILKQIVIASHWASQPENRKEYLQISAKSGSSITNLTTDLGGDSLKDRNNPLLNTAYRGLIQEGIDFSKANNIIRKAANVNDWIDDSYLNAALRELGLEDYWQ